A genomic stretch from Candidatus Nitrososphaera gargensis Ga9.2 includes:
- a CDS encoding VIT1/CCC1 transporter family protein: protein MRWSLGDFVYGATDGAVTTFAVVAGVIGASLSPSIVLILGFANLLADGFSMAVGNYLATKAQREYIEKARKREEWEIDNLVEQEKQEIRDIYAKKGFKDELLNEVVRVIISCRKVWIDTMMREELGLIEDSKRPRDAAVTTFAAFNAVGLIPLLPFVVMFVVGSSASPNDAFIYSVIFTAAAFFLVGGVKGRIVQKPLLRSGLSTLLVGGIAAAVAYVVGYLLNLVV from the coding sequence ATGAGATGGTCCCTCGGAGACTTTGTCTATGGCGCAACCGATGGCGCAGTTACCACCTTTGCGGTGGTTGCAGGAGTCATCGGCGCGTCACTGTCGCCTTCAATAGTGCTCATACTTGGGTTTGCAAACCTACTTGCAGACGGGTTTTCAATGGCTGTCGGCAATTACTTGGCGACAAAAGCCCAGCGCGAATACATTGAAAAGGCAAGGAAAAGAGAAGAATGGGAAATTGACAACCTTGTGGAGCAGGAGAAGCAAGAGATCCGGGACATTTACGCAAAGAAGGGGTTCAAAGACGAGCTGCTAAACGAGGTGGTAAGGGTCATCATATCATGTCGGAAAGTCTGGATAGACACTATGATGAGGGAAGAGCTTGGCCTTATCGAGGACAGCAAGCGGCCCCGTGACGCTGCGGTCACAACATTTGCGGCATTCAACGCGGTAGGCTTGATCCCGCTGCTTCCATTCGTGGTGATGTTTGTTGTTGGCTCCTCTGCATCGCCCAATGATGCTTTCATCTATTCTGTAATATTCACTGCAGCTGCATTCTTTCTAGTAGGGGGCGTAAAGGGAAGAATCGTGCAAAAGCCTTTGCTCAGGTCAGGGCTTAGCACACTCTTAGTTGGAGGGATTGCTGCTGCCGTCGCATACGTCGTGGGTTATCTCCTCAATCTGGTTGTATAA
- a CDS encoding hemerythrin domain-containing protein, which produces MSHKINFDEPIPDLVERLKKEHRQFELKLAELETIATVNNQSMGILEELSEPILRHAVEEEAIIMRVIMHKAREQAEESIKIAQEHNWIMEFFKHKLPQMTTTMPQQQAKQELTQFIQNLRTHFSEEEEIMFPLAIKASSLQRQ; this is translated from the coding sequence TTGAGCCATAAAATCAACTTTGATGAGCCAATACCTGATCTGGTAGAAAGGCTGAAAAAAGAACACCGCCAATTTGAATTGAAGTTAGCCGAATTAGAAACTATCGCCACCGTTAACAATCAATCCATGGGGATACTGGAGGAACTAAGTGAACCTATTTTACGTCATGCGGTAGAGGAAGAAGCAATAATAATGCGCGTCATCATGCACAAAGCAAGGGAGCAAGCGGAAGAATCTATCAAGATCGCACAAGAACACAACTGGATTATGGAGTTCTTCAAACACAAACTCCCTCAAATGACAACAACTATGCCACAACAGCAAGCAAAACAGGAGCTGACGCAATTTATCCAGAATCTGAGGACTCATTTCTCAGAGGAAGAAGAAATAATGTTTCCTCTTGCTATAAAGGCAAGTTCTCTGCAGCGACAATAA
- a CDS encoding nuclear transport factor 2 family protein, translating into MPLTGEEIVYRYFKCIDSKDLNGILDLFDYDAVIHEPFSNIPEGLKGRSSIEPFLKVAMMANSSLQRTIKIEKPSKPDANKITALITFEKGDKVKGRFTFEFENDTAGAKKIKSLNIEFL; encoded by the coding sequence ATGCCACTTACAGGCGAGGAAATTGTATATCGATACTTCAAATGTATTGATAGCAAGGATCTAAATGGTATTCTCGACCTTTTTGACTATGATGCTGTGATTCATGAGCCGTTCAGCAACATACCAGAAGGATTGAAAGGCAGGTCCTCGATAGAGCCATTCCTCAAGGTGGCAATGATGGCCAACTCCAGCCTGCAGCGCACGATCAAGATCGAAAAACCAAGCAAGCCTGATGCCAACAAGATAACGGCGCTGATAACATTTGAAAAAGGAGACAAGGTTAAGGGCCGGTTCACATTTGAATTCGAAAACGACACGGCCGGCGCAAAAAAGATCAAGTCACTGAACATCGAATTTCTTTAG
- a CDS encoding CBS domain-containing protein, whose product MKQQAEERQLKVGDFMSSPVVTVRPNTNFVDAVQVMILKGIGNLVVVEGERVDGIITERELLQHLVLNKTVTNKQVRYVLTQKFTKINRETSILEAAKTMISKKARLLVFEKERRTGADQLVGIITASDIVRAFLQTDRNPSIESAMTNRIFTIKPDNTILAAAKMMLKKGIGSVVVTTNGSPYAIFTERDLLRVLGQRIDIEERVGAYCTYPVVTAKLGIGAKDAAKIMFSRKIKRLPLTKGDEIVAMVTARDLVEAFQRGR is encoded by the coding sequence ATGAAGCAGCAGGCTGAAGAACGACAACTGAAGGTCGGCGACTTTATGAGCTCGCCAGTAGTAACGGTGCGGCCAAACACGAACTTTGTGGATGCCGTGCAGGTGATGATACTGAAGGGCATAGGCAACCTGGTAGTAGTTGAAGGCGAAAGAGTAGACGGCATCATAACGGAAAGAGAGTTACTGCAGCACCTTGTTTTGAACAAGACAGTGACAAACAAACAAGTCAGGTACGTCCTGACTCAAAAGTTCACAAAGATAAATCGCGAGACCAGCATACTTGAGGCGGCAAAGACCATGATCTCTAAAAAGGCAAGGCTTCTGGTGTTTGAGAAAGAAAGGCGGACGGGGGCAGACCAGTTGGTCGGCATAATAACCGCTTCCGACATTGTCAGAGCGTTCCTCCAGACAGACAGGAACCCGTCAATAGAAAGCGCGATGACAAACCGGATCTTTACAATCAAGCCGGATAACACAATTCTTGCAGCAGCCAAAATGATGCTCAAGAAAGGAATCGGAAGTGTAGTTGTAACTACAAATGGCTCGCCATACGCGATATTTACTGAAAGAGATCTGCTCAGGGTTCTGGGACAGCGCATCGATATTGAAGAAAGAGTGGGTGCCTACTGCACGTATCCAGTGGTGACTGCAAAGCTTGGAATCGGTGCCAAGGACGCAGCCAAGATAATGTTTTCCCGCAAGATCAAGAGGCTTCCTCTGACTAAGGGTGATGAGATCGTGGCCATGGTCACCGCCAGAGACTTGGTAGAGGCATTTCAGAGGGGCAGATAG
- a CDS encoding 4Fe-4S dicluster domain-containing protein gives MPIDADFPKNHQVIGKHQHSDGEHFHFVWGPGRYAEAAENEEVKKAYEARGEQLVPLGVHGTMVALDWDSCIADGACIEACPVQVYQWYRSEQDVPGIEMQNATSAGTGEDHSRDGRKDYTDKSDPIREHDCIWCMACVSVCPTQAIKVDQSNLEFHEKAAGTFNEALAKGSAPPPHAH, from the coding sequence ATGCCAATTGACGCAGATTTTCCAAAGAACCATCAAGTGATTGGAAAACACCAGCATTCTGACGGCGAGCATTTTCATTTCGTATGGGGACCGGGAAGGTATGCTGAAGCTGCGGAAAACGAGGAAGTCAAGAAAGCCTACGAAGCAAGAGGTGAGCAGCTTGTACCACTTGGAGTGCACGGTACGATGGTCGCTCTTGATTGGGATTCTTGCATCGCCGATGGAGCTTGCATAGAAGCATGTCCTGTTCAAGTCTATCAATGGTACAGAAGCGAGCAGGATGTGCCGGGAATAGAAATGCAGAATGCAACGAGCGCAGGCACTGGTGAAGACCACTCTAGGGATGGCCGCAAAGACTACACTGACAAGTCAGACCCAATAAGGGAGCACGATTGCATCTGGTGCATGGCTTGTGTGTCGGTGTGTCCTACCCAAGCAATCAAGGTTGACCAGTCAAACCTAGAATTCCATGAAAAGGCTGCAGGAACATTCAATGAGGCATTAGCGAAAGGAAGCGCGCCGCCCCCACATGCACATTAG
- a CDS encoding NAD(P)-dependent alcohol dehydrogenase: protein MQMLSARIHQYQRPLVVERVPKPSNVHGEAVLVRVGAAGLCHSDLHLINGEWKDAIPLALPKIPGHENAGWVEEIGNTVPEGLFSKGELVAIFGGWGCGICTFCKRGDEQLCVAPQWPGLSQRDGGYSEYILVPSYRFLVKVPKKGRLTPEELAPLTDAGLTPYRAVKKVTHMLGPGTNIAIVGMGGLGAYGIQYARLLAPHSTVIAVDRKDKKLSLAENFGADRTVNSATTRNIRDEVLELTDGRGIDVVVDTVGAENTIADSVRMLAKGGALVVVGLFGSQIKIPLLPAIVNEYQVIASLWGNYNELKEVIELASQRKIKHAYQSFSLKEINQAIDQLRQGQIIGRAVIVP, encoded by the coding sequence ATGCAAATGCTCTCTGCGCGCATTCACCAATACCAAAGACCACTTGTAGTTGAAAGAGTTCCAAAGCCTAGCAACGTTCATGGCGAAGCTGTCCTTGTCAGGGTAGGCGCAGCCGGCCTCTGCCACAGTGACCTTCATCTGATAAACGGAGAATGGAAAGATGCAATCCCGCTGGCGCTGCCCAAGATTCCCGGTCACGAAAACGCCGGCTGGGTCGAAGAGATTGGCAATACGGTGCCGGAAGGGCTGTTCAGCAAGGGCGAGCTTGTTGCAATTTTCGGTGGATGGGGCTGCGGCATATGCACGTTCTGCAAAAGGGGTGACGAGCAGCTCTGTGTTGCTCCGCAGTGGCCCGGCCTGTCGCAGCGCGATGGCGGATACTCCGAATACATACTTGTGCCTTCGTACAGGTTCCTTGTCAAGGTTCCAAAAAAGGGCAGATTGACTCCTGAAGAGCTTGCGCCGCTGACAGACGCAGGACTCACCCCGTACAGGGCAGTCAAAAAGGTGACGCATATGCTTGGTCCCGGGACAAACATCGCAATAGTCGGAATGGGCGGCCTTGGTGCGTATGGCATCCAGTACGCCAGGCTCCTTGCGCCACACTCGACTGTCATTGCAGTGGACCGGAAAGACAAAAAGCTCAGCCTTGCCGAGAATTTTGGTGCCGATCGCACAGTAAACTCGGCAACCACACGGAACATACGTGATGAGGTGTTAGAGCTGACAGACGGCAGAGGGATCGATGTGGTAGTTGACACCGTTGGTGCAGAGAATACGATAGCCGATTCGGTCAGGATGCTGGCAAAGGGCGGTGCGCTGGTGGTAGTAGGCCTGTTTGGCAGCCAGATAAAAATCCCGCTCTTGCCAGCGATAGTAAACGAGTACCAAGTGATCGCATCGTTGTGGGGAAACTATAACGAGCTGAAAGAAGTGATAGAGCTAGCCAGCCAGCGCAAAATAAAGCATGCCTACCAGAGCTTTTCATTGAAGGAGATCAACCAAGCAATAGACCAGCTAAGACAGGGGCAGATCATAGGAAGGGCGGTAATCGTCCCATAG
- a CDS encoding CBS domain-containing protein: MSIESITVSSVMVRDVKTAKESQTVKAVAKIMADNNIGSVVIVKNADPNRPVGIITERDIVRIAGAEKALMLQMSARDIMSKPVITIDAMGSIRDALQTMELNNIRRLPVIDKEKKIVGIVTDKDIFRALMRSQSLVASFCESLLVEYRPVYERLGEFMLGEVPFPGGSPK, encoded by the coding sequence ATGAGCATAGAATCGATAACCGTTTCCAGCGTCATGGTCAGGGACGTAAAGACGGCCAAGGAAAGCCAGACCGTCAAGGCGGTTGCCAAGATCATGGCTGACAACAACATTGGAAGCGTAGTTATTGTAAAAAATGCTGATCCAAACAGGCCAGTGGGCATAATAACAGAGAGGGACATTGTCCGCATAGCAGGGGCCGAAAAGGCATTGATGCTTCAGATGTCTGCGCGCGATATAATGAGCAAGCCTGTTATCACCATAGACGCAATGGGTTCAATCAGGGATGCACTTCAGACTATGGAACTGAACAACATCCGCAGGCTTCCGGTGATCGACAAAGAGAAAAAGATAGTTGGGATAGTCACTGACAAGGACATATTCAGGGCGCTTATGAGAAGCCAGTCGCTTGTAGCGAGCTTTTGCGAAAGCCTCTTGGTAGAATACAGGCCAGTCTACGAGAGGCTTGGCGAATTCATGCTTGGGGAAGTGCCATTTCCAGGAGGCAGCCCCAAATGA
- a CDS encoding RDD family protein, with amino-acid sequence MTSEFDRGTSPSDRRTELTLARWSTRFWAWLVDFIIVNVALGVLFAIVAMPIWLTEFMNPSMISNGQWWNNIGGPFSFAINSLVFFGYWTYMESKYNGQSIGKMLLHIKTTNLDGKPADTKSIAISSFGKAFILPLDVLLGWIFTNDKRQRLLSRAANTIVIKAREETGDTANVRYTKGRFGEMQRGHTILIAGTVLLVAGIAITAVWRTSLASSFLADNTIVQTTSIQPGQ; translated from the coding sequence ATGACTTCGGAATTTGATCGTGGAACTTCGCCTTCAGACAGGCGAACAGAATTAACACTAGCGAGATGGAGCACTAGGTTCTGGGCATGGCTTGTAGATTTCATCATAGTCAATGTTGCGTTAGGAGTACTGTTTGCGATAGTGGCAATGCCAATCTGGCTCACAGAATTTATGAATCCAAGCATGATATCAAACGGCCAATGGTGGAACAACATTGGCGGACCATTCAGCTTTGCAATCAACAGCCTAGTATTCTTTGGATATTGGACATACATGGAATCCAAGTACAATGGTCAGTCAATTGGTAAAATGCTACTGCATATCAAGACAACGAACCTTGATGGGAAACCGGCAGACACAAAGAGCATTGCCATATCGAGTTTTGGCAAGGCATTCATTCTACCATTAGATGTACTTCTGGGCTGGATATTCACTAATGACAAGAGGCAGAGATTACTTAGCAGAGCGGCAAATACAATAGTAATCAAAGCAAGGGAAGAGACCGGCGATACCGCAAATGTGAGGTATACAAAGGGGCGATTCGGTGAAATGCAGAGGGGTCACACAATCCTTATTGCCGGTACAGTGCTCCTAGTGGCAGGAATAGCCATAACAGCAGTATGGAGGACTTCACTCGCCAGCTCGTTTTTGGCAGACAACACTATTGTGCAAACAACATCGATACAGCCGGGCCAGTAG
- a CDS encoding universal stress protein: MPSAILPKRILVPLDGSDPSFQAAKYAIKLAKMAKAEIIFMHAVVNPPYVEYKAAGLVIVRYIEEAKRHSEMWYKNLGELAAKEGVKASSETILDIASAADSIIKYAESKNVDLIVMGTHGRTGIKRFLIGSVANGVVTHAKCSVLVVR, from the coding sequence ATGCCAAGCGCCATACTGCCAAAGCGAATACTTGTGCCGTTGGATGGCTCTGACCCTTCTTTTCAGGCTGCCAAGTATGCGATAAAGCTGGCCAAGATGGCCAAGGCTGAAATTATTTTCATGCATGCAGTGGTCAACCCACCATATGTCGAATACAAGGCCGCTGGGCTTGTGATCGTGCGGTACATAGAGGAAGCCAAGCGCCATTCAGAAATGTGGTACAAGAACCTAGGTGAATTGGCTGCAAAGGAAGGAGTCAAGGCTTCGTCTGAGACCATACTTGACATAGCTTCGGCCGCAGATTCCATCATCAAGTACGCCGAGAGCAAAAATGTAGACCTGATAGTCATGGGTACGCATGGAAGAACAGGCATAAAGCGCTTCCTGATTGGAAGCGTTGCAAATGGAGTTGTAACTCATGCCAAGTGCTCTGTGCTCGTAGTCAGGTAA
- a CDS encoding alpha/beta fold hydrolase, with protein MGGGGKGTISYNTVESIYNKWLKNVDEELEAELKSEHFTSLLSRYTRLLLEQRSIFRKAGYPVDYLDRLFDWYVRSHLVFSLIPKESHLAPYDVVYRKGKARLLHYRAFGQEAPTAKKQPLLIIYAPINTFHILDLNPRRSVVRDLLTSDGLDIYLLDWGYPDWNDNHLSLEDYLGYVNDAVIVVKDQTKENKISILGYCWGGIFALIHAALNPEEVRNLVLMAVPIDFSKDDTILARWSKVIDVDAMMDEFGHMDGQALDLGFLMRNPPRYGFDKYLKLFQKTYDSEFVDTFIDVERWLYDTPPIPGVLHRQIINDCYKNNLLVSGGMEIAKDGKKQKVNLKKISVPVLSIIAEKDDLVSPASSAAINDYISSQDKSVLNNPGGHVALCISSNAHRKLWPEVAKWLLSR; from the coding sequence ATGGGAGGCGGAGGTAAAGGAACAATTTCTTACAATACGGTAGAATCAATATACAACAAGTGGCTAAAGAATGTAGACGAAGAACTAGAGGCAGAATTGAAATCTGAACATTTTACAAGCCTACTCTCAAGATACACGCGATTGCTGCTGGAGCAGCGTTCAATTTTCAGAAAAGCTGGTTATCCTGTCGACTATCTTGACCGTCTGTTTGATTGGTACGTGAGAAGCCACTTAGTTTTCTCGCTCATTCCAAAAGAATCCCATCTGGCACCATATGATGTGGTATACAGAAAAGGAAAGGCGAGATTGCTCCACTATCGCGCATTTGGACAAGAAGCACCAACTGCGAAAAAACAACCACTTCTAATAATTTATGCTCCAATCAACACCTTTCATATACTGGACCTGAATCCTAGGCGAAGTGTAGTTAGAGACCTTTTGACATCTGATGGCCTCGACATCTACCTGCTTGATTGGGGCTACCCCGACTGGAATGATAACCACCTGTCGCTAGAAGACTACCTTGGATACGTGAATGATGCTGTTATAGTGGTAAAGGATCAAACCAAAGAAAACAAGATATCAATTCTTGGGTATTGCTGGGGTGGAATATTTGCACTTATCCATGCTGCCCTGAATCCAGAAGAGGTCAGGAACCTGGTCCTCATGGCAGTTCCGATAGATTTCAGCAAGGACGACACTATACTTGCAAGATGGTCAAAGGTGATTGATGTTGATGCTATGATGGATGAATTTGGTCACATGGACGGTCAGGCACTTGATCTAGGTTTTCTGATGCGTAACCCGCCTAGATATGGCTTTGACAAATACTTAAAACTCTTCCAGAAAACCTATGACAGCGAATTTGTCGACACCTTCATAGATGTCGAAAGGTGGCTGTACGACACTCCTCCGATACCTGGTGTCCTACACCGGCAAATCATCAACGATTGTTACAAGAATAACCTGCTGGTATCAGGCGGCATGGAGATTGCCAAAGATGGCAAAAAGCAAAAAGTTAATCTCAAAAAAATATCCGTGCCGGTACTATCTATAATTGCAGAAAAGGATGACCTCGTTTCTCCTGCATCCTCTGCCGCTATAAATGACTATATCTCAAGCCAAGACAAATCAGTTCTGAATAACCCTGGCGGCCACGTTGCGTTATGTATTAGCAGCAACGCGCACAGAAAGCTCTGGCCCGAAGTGGCAAAATGGCTTCTCTCAAGATGA
- a CDS encoding CBS domain-containing protein: MSFDVKHNDEMSQKNSGATVADYMTTKMITMGWKDSVFDAAKRMMERNISSIAITDDKDRIIGILTERDVVKIVANSVPPSGITAGSLMSYQVVSIEKGSSVEDAARVMGQKKLRHLLVEDANNQDIMGIITVTDLARYLKRNLADEDLAASEVWELFF, from the coding sequence ATGTCATTTGATGTTAAACATAACGATGAAATGTCACAGAAAAATAGTGGAGCAACAGTTGCAGATTACATGACCACCAAGATGATCACAATGGGATGGAAGGACAGCGTATTTGATGCTGCAAAAAGAATGATGGAGCGCAACATAAGCTCGATAGCGATAACTGATGACAAAGACAGGATTATTGGGATACTGACAGAGCGCGATGTTGTAAAGATCGTTGCAAACAGTGTGCCTCCAAGTGGCATCACCGCCGGCTCATTGATGTCATACCAAGTAGTGTCTATAGAGAAAGGTTCGTCTGTCGAAGATGCCGCGCGGGTAATGGGACAGAAAAAACTAAGGCATCTCTTGGTCGAGGATGCGAACAATCAAGATATTATGGGCATCATTACAGTTACTGACTTGGCAAGGTATCTCAAGAGAAATCTGGCCGACGAGGATCTTGCAGCGTCAGAAGTCTGGGAGCTTTTTTTCTAG
- a CDS encoding CBS domain-containing protein, which produces MYQEYADKKAGDIAERDILVMDESAYVADAARAMRQKGVSSVLVSRKAAMEPIGIITERDILYRLVAEHRSPFKTVLKDVMSSPLIVVDESATVKDAIVLMRKNGIRRMPVTKEGKVVGMLTLKSVVGDSREKSIELIDVELPATISKVACPYCGSRFENKQDLSKHIDRLHLGSGLLEGDLRQW; this is translated from the coding sequence ATGTATCAGGAATACGCTGACAAAAAAGCTGGCGATATTGCAGAAAGGGACATTTTAGTGATGGACGAATCTGCCTATGTTGCCGATGCTGCAAGGGCCATGCGGCAAAAGGGTGTATCAAGCGTCCTTGTGAGCAGGAAAGCGGCCATGGAGCCAATCGGAATAATCACAGAAAGAGACATCCTTTACCGGCTGGTGGCAGAGCATAGAAGCCCATTCAAGACGGTTCTTAAAGATGTAATGAGCTCTCCCCTGATAGTCGTTGACGAATCTGCAACTGTCAAGGATGCAATCGTGCTAATGAGAAAGAACGGTATTAGAAGGATGCCTGTAACAAAGGAAGGCAAGGTTGTAGGAATGCTGACTCTCAAGTCGGTCGTAGGAGATTCACGCGAAAAGAGCATAGAGTTGATAGATGTGGAATTGCCCGCTACGATAAGCAAGGTTGCATGCCCCTACTGCGGATCAAGGTTTGAGAACAAGCAGGACCTGTCAAAGCACATCGATAGGCTGCATCTTGGAAGTGGTCTTCTAGAAGGGGACCTGCGCCAGTGGTGA
- a CDS encoding CBS domain-containing protein — MQLAETERPIFDIVPHIFKRPLLSASPSDPLLQVATFLAIGPQIYVDGVVVLDNHKVVGAIGGRHIIEHILYHPKGWLQGTASMVMSRFEHAVQVDYPLSVALDIFSKTGFAFVPITVKQSVVTSLSIRDVLRVAMASKLDTPIDRLSSPLVAVKSNTSIGDALEIMLEQGIRNLIVKDNNSNTGVLNDRKMLEYLLSYGGRETVLSRGLDGLFETQVNILDLAAAKSVNRDTPAGLAAELLLDLNAPCLLLDNGSIVTPWDVVMKGLRKSKS; from the coding sequence ATGCAGCTTGCAGAAACAGAGCGGCCGATATTTGACATAGTTCCTCACATCTTCAAACGGCCACTTCTCTCAGCCAGCCCGTCAGATCCGCTACTGCAAGTTGCCACATTCTTGGCTATAGGTCCCCAGATCTATGTTGATGGAGTAGTGGTTCTTGATAACCACAAGGTTGTAGGAGCAATAGGGGGCAGGCACATCATCGAACACATCTTGTACCACCCAAAGGGTTGGCTGCAGGGAACAGCATCGATGGTGATGAGCCGATTTGAACACGCGGTGCAGGTCGACTACCCTCTAAGTGTCGCGCTAGATATTTTTAGCAAGACCGGATTTGCATTTGTACCCATAACAGTCAAGCAAAGTGTTGTTACTTCTCTGTCTATACGTGATGTATTAAGAGTCGCAATGGCTTCAAAGCTAGATACACCAATCGATCGATTGTCATCCCCATTAGTCGCAGTAAAGAGTAACACAAGTATAGGAGACGCTTTAGAAATAATGTTAGAGCAAGGAATTCGAAACTTGATCGTTAAAGACAATAACTCCAATACAGGAGTCCTAAATGATCGCAAGATGCTCGAATATCTCCTGAGCTATGGGGGCAGAGAGACTGTCTTGTCGCGAGGCTTGGACGGGCTTTTCGAGACTCAAGTCAACATCCTTGATCTGGCTGCAGCTAAATCTGTTAATCGAGATACGCCCGCAGGTTTGGCGGCTGAACTCTTGCTCGATCTCAACGCCCCTTGCCTGCTACTAGATAATGGCTCGATTGTAACCCCTTGGGATGTTGTGATGAAAGGTCTCAGAAAATCAAAATCATAA
- a CDS encoding universal stress protein has translation MFKRILVPYDGSEPAGRALDQAVNIAKAHGIIKPEVILLHVIAEFPNYHFIDRPARSIKTGEKIMLSQYLKEVYELMEKNAVDALAKKKDEVKKFSDFEITTKILAGHVSDMIIEFAKKEKVDLIVIGNVGRSGISKIRTLGSVSRSVSERAPCPVMIVH, from the coding sequence ATGTTCAAAAGGATACTTGTTCCATACGACGGTTCTGAACCGGCTGGCCGTGCGCTTGATCAAGCAGTAAACATTGCAAAAGCACATGGAATAATAAAGCCGGAAGTGATATTGTTGCATGTAATTGCAGAATTTCCTAACTATCATTTTATTGATCGGCCTGCCCGGTCTATCAAGACAGGCGAGAAGATAATGCTTTCACAATATCTCAAAGAGGTTTATGAGTTGATGGAAAAGAACGCTGTTGACGCGCTGGCTAAGAAAAAGGACGAAGTCAAGAAGTTTAGCGATTTTGAAATAACTACCAAGATCCTAGCAGGCCACGTATCAGATATGATTATAGAATTTGCCAAAAAAGAAAAGGTTGACCTGATAGTGATAGGAAATGTCGGCCGGTCGGGGATATCCAAGATAAGAACGCTGGGCAGCGTTTCAAGAAGCGTCAGTGAAAGAGCACCATGCCCGGTAATGATCGTTCACTGA
- a CDS encoding APC family permease, translating to MLKVGEQKEPGLKRNINLFQAVMYGVGLILGAGIYVLIGDVAGIAGNAMWISFVIAAVIATFTGLSYAELSSMFPKSAAEYVFAKNAFKNNLVAFITGWLITFVAVASAAAVAIGFSGYLASFLPQFDPVLSAVALLAALSAINFIGIRESVWMNTTFTLIELAGLAIVVLAAVLLGSFAGVDYYELPPAASTLSLSVGAIIGAAGLVFFAYYGFENLANISEETKNAPRTIPKALIISIAVTTGVYILIAVSAIALVGWEALSSTGAPLALAAEKAFGRPGVTVLSAIALFATSNTVLMMLIAGSRIMYGMSRERALPAVLGRVHPATKTPWIAVVLMMLLTSAMVVFSRGSISAVANIAVFAIFMVYALVNLALIWLRHKQPELERPFRSPVRIGWFPVLAGLGFITSLAMLSQFDSGTMIAGAATVAIGLASYAAIERYRSKRYS from the coding sequence GTGTTGAAAGTCGGAGAGCAGAAAGAGCCGGGCCTGAAGCGGAACATCAACCTCTTTCAGGCAGTGATGTACGGCGTAGGGCTGATACTTGGTGCTGGCATTTACGTCCTGATAGGAGATGTGGCAGGGATTGCCGGCAACGCGATGTGGATATCTTTTGTGATCGCCGCTGTCATTGCCACCTTTACTGGGCTCAGCTATGCTGAGCTATCCTCCATGTTCCCAAAGAGCGCGGCAGAATACGTCTTTGCCAAGAACGCCTTCAAAAACAACTTGGTGGCGTTCATCACCGGGTGGCTGATAACCTTTGTAGCAGTGGCGTCTGCTGCCGCAGTAGCCATCGGCTTTTCCGGATACCTGGCAAGCTTTCTCCCTCAGTTTGATCCGGTGCTTTCTGCTGTCGCGCTGTTAGCGGCACTGTCGGCCATCAACTTCATAGGCATCAGGGAATCGGTGTGGATGAACACCACGTTTACGCTCATAGAACTGGCAGGTCTTGCAATAGTTGTTCTGGCGGCGGTGCTGCTGGGCTCGTTTGCAGGGGTTGACTATTACGAGCTGCCGCCAGCAGCTTCGACGCTTTCGCTGTCCGTAGGTGCTATAATAGGCGCTGCCGGACTCGTATTCTTTGCATATTATGGATTTGAAAATCTTGCCAACATTTCTGAAGAAACTAAAAATGCGCCAAGGACAATCCCAAAGGCTCTCATCATTTCAATTGCCGTCACAACAGGAGTTTACATTCTGATTGCCGTGTCTGCTATAGCGCTGGTAGGATGGGAAGCGCTATCCTCTACAGGAGCGCCGCTTGCGCTGGCGGCAGAGAAAGCCTTTGGAAGACCGGGCGTGACTGTTCTTTCTGCAATAGCGCTGTTTGCCACGTCCAATACAGTCCTGATGATGCTGATCGCCGGGTCTAGGATAATGTATGGGATGTCAAGAGAGCGCGCCCTGCCTGCTGTGCTGGGTAGGGTCCACCCTGCGACAAAGACACCGTGGATTGCAGTCGTTTTGATGATGCTGCTCACCTCGGCCATGGTTGTCTTTTCCCGGGGGAGCATTTCTGCAGTGGCCAACATTGCAGTATTTGCGATATTCATGGTATATGCGCTTGTCAATCTGGCGCTGATCTGGCTCAGGCACAAGCAACCAGAGCTTGAAAGGCCGTTTAGGTCCCCAGTAAGAATTGGCTGGTTCCCGGTGCTGGCAGGGCTTGGATTCATAACGTCGCTGGCTATGCTGTCGCAGTTTGACAGCGGAACGATGATTGCTGGGGCCGCTACCGTAGCAATCGGGTTGGCAAGCTATGCAGCAATAGAGAGGTACAGGAGCAAACGGTACTCATGA